The Erythrolamprus reginae isolate rEryReg1 chromosome 3, rEryReg1.hap1, whole genome shotgun sequence genome contains a region encoding:
- the LOC139165169 gene encoding uncharacterized protein — translation MDNRGIGFGQYQFLRTKSSVPSPVGLCPPSRGQTHTYLNRQCSNQGPPESSGGHEVPTSYGGNYAALHLGRDPFGVTDRGTYRRDQQLHSGLAQQGYPGSVRVATRSRPVLPVDPEVWGPPSGPICQRPEHSASEVFHTVSGSRSRGDQRLTVTLASRSPVRISPRESHPEGGGKDPSRGGGSDLTSAILATSPVVRGLGGTFSVTPVEDSRSDHLVEPGESETPRSSVATLDRLALERHKLKQLDLPEKVIDTMQAARRPSTSRIYQATWAAFCKFCDKDLQDPREASVITVLEFLQAGVERGLAPNTLRRQVAALATMIQTPESRSLAQHPWIRDFIKGATNKHSPPVRRFPSWDLTWVLKALTKPPFEPLRSIPIRLLSIKTAFLVAVTSARRVSELSALSVRPDLCVFYPDRVVLRLDPTFVPKEGTWIIGKIH, via the exons ATGGACAATAGAGGAATTGGCTTCGGTCAATATCAATTTCTTAGAACTAAGAGCAGTGTTCCTAGCCCTGTTGGCCTTTGCCCCCCTAGTAGAGGGCAAACACATACTTAtcttaacagacaatgtagcaaccagggcccacctgaatcatcaggggggcacgaggtcCCAACGTCTTATGGAGGAAACTATGCggctcttcacctgggccgaGACCCATTTGGCGTCACTGACCGCGGAACATATCGCAGGGATCAGCAACTCcacagcggattggctcagcagggctaCCCTGGATCCGTCAGAGTGGCGACTCGATCCAGACCTGTTCTACCAGTTGACCCAGAGGTTTGGGGTCCCCCTAGTGGACCTATTTGCCAGCGGCCAGAACACTCAGCTTCCGAGGTTTTTCACACGGTTTCCGGATCCAGGAGCAGAGGGGACCAACGCCTTACTGtcaccttggcctccaggtctcctGTACGCATTTCCCCCCGTGAATCTCATCCCGAGGGTGGTGGAAAAGATCCTTCACGAGGAGGCGGAAGTGATCTTACTAGCGCCATATTGGCCACGTCGcccgtggttcgcggacttggtggaactttcagtgtcacccccgtggaggattccagatcggATCATCTCGTTGAGCCAGGGGAATCTGAAACACCCAGATCCTCAGTGGCTACACTTGACAggttggcacttgaaaggcataaaTTAAAGCAGTTGGACTTACCAGAGAAGGTTATAGATACCATGCAGGCTGCCAGGCGCCCATCGACTTCACGAATTTATCAGGCGACCTGGGCTGCGTTTTGTAAATTTTGCGACAAGGATTTACAGGATCCTAGGGAAGCTTCTGTAATAACTGTTTTAGAGTTTCTGCAAGCCGGGGTGGAACGTGGCTTAGCTCCTAATACTTTGAGGCGACAGGTGGCAGCCTTAGCCACCATGATTCAAACTCCAGAGTCTCGTTCCTTGGCTCAGCATCCTTGGATCAGAGATTTTATTAAAGGAGCCACGAATAAACATTCTCCCCCTGTCAGGAGATTTCCGTCCTGGGACCTCACGTGGGTACTTAAGGCTTTAACTAAACCTCCCTTTGAACCATTGAGGTCTATACCAATTAGGCTACtttccatcaagacagcctttcttGTAGCTGTTACATCTGCACGCAGGGTGTCGGAGTTATCGGCGTTATCCGTGAGACCTGACCTCTGTGTCTTTTATCCGGATAGGGTAGTTCTtcgtttggaccccacctttgtaCCAAAG GAAGGGACTTGGATTATCGGCAAAATCCATTAG